A region of Toxotes jaculatrix isolate fToxJac2 chromosome 23, fToxJac2.pri, whole genome shotgun sequence DNA encodes the following proteins:
- the LOC121177102 gene encoding uncharacterized protein LOC121177102: MNLTSVTALLCAFSWISVSVSQFHTVEVQSGEEVTLMCTNFTDGVSHIIWLILGNEPNASCISSMISSNSNASYCDGFQNGKFSMSSNTTTLFLKIKPVDLSDSGLYFCGFNFKGKPVIFTATYLKVQESEEQTDLTSLILAGLIIVLILIIIVLVFIIRKLHTAHKEGQNPQHSENPGSNDLNYAALNFPPKAKRNQRPVSERELETNVVYAATR; this comes from the exons ATGAACCTTACCTCGGTAACAGCTTTACTCTGCGCCTTCA GCTGGAtctctgtctcagtttctcAGTTTCACACTGTGGAGGTCCAGTCTGGAGAAGAAGTCACACTGATGTGCACCAACTTTACCGATGGTGTTTCTCACATCATCTGGTTGATACTGGGCAACGAACCCAACGCCAGCTGCATCTCCTCCATGATCAGCTCTAATAGCAATGCTTCGTACTGTGATGGATTTCAAAATGGAAAATTCAGTATGAGCTCCAACACCACTACCCTCTTTCTCAAGATCAAACCAGTGGATTTATCTGACTCTGGACTCTATTTCTGTGGGTTCAACTTTAAGGGAAAGCCAGTTATTTTCACTGCAACATATTTAAAAGTTCAAG AGTCTGAAGAACAAACAGATCTGACGAGTTTGATCCTGGCTGGTCTGATTATTGTCCTCATTCTAATCATCATTGTTCTGGTTTTCATAATCAGGAAACTTCATACAG CTCATAAAGAGGGACAGAATCCACAACACAGTGAG AATCCAGGCTCTAATGACCTGAACTATGCTGCGCTGAATTTCCCtccaaaagcaaaaagaaaccaaagacctgtgtcagagagagagctggagacaAATGTCGTGTACGCTGCCACCAGATAG